In Gadus chalcogrammus isolate NIFS_2021 chromosome 11, NIFS_Gcha_1.0, whole genome shotgun sequence, a single window of DNA contains:
- the faxcb gene encoding failed axon connections homolog: MYYLAAASFASSRPCVVEIGRNHSLPIGLCGSDERQSLYGYIVAFPLQDYGGIMSVLASDSWWKKTLYITGGALLAAAAYLLHELLAIRKEQKLDSKDAIILHQFSRPKNGVPSLSPFCLKMETFLRMADLPYQNYFDGKLSPQGKMPWIEYNHQQVSGSEFMVDFLEEKLGINLNKNLSPEEQAVSRAISKMVEEHLHWTIAYCQWVDNVEQTRELLAMSGPLSDTLRWLLSALNGSVVRREMYGHGIGRFSQEEVYALMEKDMRTLDTLLGDKKYFMGPKMSTVDATVFGHLAQAMWTLPGTRPEQLIKGELINLALFCERMRRRFWPEWFVDAEDLFFQGESEDSSGNTSRGPSPSGLLDFGLFSRTDTLEDSDGSGGSRSGTHTHSPGSDRSLFDSDVGTGSDNDAQLKTATMEDGLDV, translated from the exons atgTACTACTTGGCTGCTGCTAGCTTTGCCTCTTCCCGACCGTGTGTGGTGGAAATCGGCCGAAATCATAGCCTGCCTATCGGGCTGTGTGGCTCCGATGAGCGCCAGTCGTTATATGGCTATATCGTCGCGTTCCCTTTGCAGGATTACGGGGGTATCATGTCTGTACTGGCTTCGGACTCCTGGTGGAAGAAGACGCTGTACATCACCGGGGGAGCCCTACTGGCCGCTGCGGCTTACCTGCTGCACGAACTGCTGGCCATCAG GAAGGAGCAGAAGTTGGACTCTAAGGACGCCATCATCCTCCACCAGTTCTCCCGCCCAAAGAACGGCGTTCCCAGCCTCTCACCATTCTGCCTCAAGATGGAGACGTTTCTGCGCATGGCCGACCTGCCCTACCAG AACTACTTTGACGGGAAGCTGTCACCGCAGGGCAAGATGCCCTGGATAGAGTACAACCACCAGCAGGTGTCGGGGTCAGAGTTCATGGTGGACTtcctggaggagaagctggGCATCAACCTGAACAAGAACCTCAGTCCGGAGGAGCAGGCCGTGTCACGGGCCATCAGCAAGATGGTGGAGGAGCATCTCCACTG gacCATCGCCTACTGCCAGTGGGTGGACAACGTGGAGCAGACCCGGGAGCTGCTGGCCATGAGCGGCCCGCTCAGCGACACGCTGCGCTGGCTGCTCAGCGCGCTGAACGGCAGCGTGGTGCGCAGGGAGATGTACGGCCACGGCATCGGGCGCTTCTCCCAGGAGGAGGTCTATGCCCTGATGGAGAAGGACATGAGGACCCTGGACACCCTGCTGG GAGATAAGAAGTACTTCATGGGCCCTAAGATGTCAACGGTGGATGCCACCGTGTTCGGGCACCTAGCCCAGGCTATGTGGACGCTACCAGGTACACGACCGGAGCAGCTCATCAAAG GCGAGCTCATCAACCTGGCGCTGTTCTGCGAGCGCATGCGCCGGCGCTTCTGGCCCGAGTGGTTCGTGGACGCCGAGGACCTGTTCTTCCAGGGCGAGAGCGAGGACAGCAGCGGCAACACCAGCAGGGGCCCGTCCCCCTCGGGCCTGCTGGACTTCGGCCTGTTCTCCCGCACCGACACGCTGGAGGACAGCGACGGCAGCGGCGGCAGCCGCTCTGGGACGCACACGCACTCCCCGGGCTCGGACCGCTCGCTGTTCGACTCGGACGTGGGCACGGGCTCCGACAACGACGCGCAGCTGAAGACCGCGACGATGGAGGACGGGCTGGACGTCTGA
- the coq3 gene encoding ubiquinone biosynthesis O-methyltransferase, mitochondrial isoform X3 has protein sequence MFRVSSNVGLLLVLLVGQVHVNTVNSCCRGRRFSTQSASNTTVDPEEVRRFQALASKWWDEQGEFAALHSLNDLRVPFIRDNLMSLHRECQPGRPLGGLKILDVGCGGGLLTEPLARLGGHVLGVDPVENSISLARLHSSSDPELGGRLRYRACTVEELLGSEEDVRGEEKEAGEGPFDAVVASEVVEHLADLETFAFCCGHLIKPGGSLFITTINKTNLSYALAIVAAEQILRIVPQGTHDWDKFISPADLERLLEPHGFSVLTVRGMLYNPVTGSWCWSDNTEINYALHAVKAAEEPPHPQAEPEGRA, from the exons ATGTTTCGAGTGTCATCCAACGTCGGCTTGCTACTTGTCCTTTTAGTTGGTCAAGTGCATGTAAACACCGTAAACAGTTGTTGCAGAGGACGACGATT TAGTACTCAGTCAGCCTCCAATACTACCGTGGACCCAGAGGAGGTGAGACGGTTCCAGGCCCTGGCCAGCAAGTGGTGGGATGAGCAGGGAGAATTTGCCGCTCTCCATTCCTTGAATGACCTTCGCGTACCTTTCATAAG GGACAATTTGATGAGCCTACACAGAGAGTGTCAGCCGGGAAGACCCCTAGGAGGACTCAAGATACTGGACGTGGGCTGTGGAGGAGGGCTGCTCACtgag CCCCTGGCCCGTCTGGGAGGTCACGTGCTGGGGGTGGACCCCGTGGAGAACAGCATCAGCCTGGCCCGGCTTCACTCGTCCAGCGACCCTGAGCTCGGCGGACGGCTCCGCTACCGGGCGTGCActgtggaggagctgctggggtCCGAGGAGGATGTccggggggaggagaaggaggcgggaGAAGGCCCGTTTGATGCGGTGGTGGCGTCCGAGGTGGTAGAACACCTGGCCGACCTGGAAACGTTTGCTTTCTGCTGCGGTCACTTGATCAAG ccaggCGGCTCCCTCTTtatcaccaccatcaacaaGACCAACCTGTCGTACGCTCTTGCCATCGTGGCCGCCGAGCAGATCCTGCGCATCGTGCCCCAGGGGACCCACGACTGGGACAAGTTCATCAGCCCTGCGGACCTGGAGCGTCTGCTAGAGCCCC acggCTTCTCGGTGCTGACTGTCCGGGGGATGCTGTACAACCCGGTGACAGGGAGCTGGTGCTGGAGCGACAACACAGAGATAAACTACGCGCTGCACGCTGTCAAGGCGGCCGAGGAGCCGCCGCACCCCCAGGCGGAGCCAGAGGGACGGGCGTGA
- the coq3 gene encoding ubiquinone biosynthesis O-methyltransferase, mitochondrial isoform X2 encodes MYSKKFGRILLGFYSHNTNVSSVIQRRLATCPFSWSSACKHRKQLLQRTTIVSSERSVLLCQMSTQSASNTTVDPEEVRRFQALASKWWDEQGEFAALHSLNDLRVPFIRDNLMSLHRECQPGRPLGGLKILDVGCGGGLLTEPLARLGGHVLGVDPVENSISLARLHSSSDPELGGRLRYRACTVEELLGSEEDVRGEEKEAGEGPFDAVVASEVVEHLADLETFAFCCGHLIKPGGSLFITTINKTNLSYALAIVAAEQILRIVPQGTHDWDKFISPADLERLLEPHGFSVLTVRGMLYNPVTGSWCWSDNTEINYALHAVKAAEEPPHPQAEPEGRA; translated from the exons ATGTACTCAAAGAAGTTTGGTCGGATTTTACTTGGGTTTTATTCCCATAACACAAATGTTTCGAGTGTCATCCAACGTCGGCTTGCTACTTGTCCTTTTAGTTGGTCAAGTGCATGTAAACACCGTAAACAGTTGTTGCAGAGGACGACGATTGTGAGTTCGGAACGGTCTGTCCTTCTCTGTCAGATGAG TACTCAGTCAGCCTCCAATACTACCGTGGACCCAGAGGAGGTGAGACGGTTCCAGGCCCTGGCCAGCAAGTGGTGGGATGAGCAGGGAGAATTTGCCGCTCTCCATTCCTTGAATGACCTTCGCGTACCTTTCATAAG GGACAATTTGATGAGCCTACACAGAGAGTGTCAGCCGGGAAGACCCCTAGGAGGACTCAAGATACTGGACGTGGGCTGTGGAGGAGGGCTGCTCACtgag CCCCTGGCCCGTCTGGGAGGTCACGTGCTGGGGGTGGACCCCGTGGAGAACAGCATCAGCCTGGCCCGGCTTCACTCGTCCAGCGACCCTGAGCTCGGCGGACGGCTCCGCTACCGGGCGTGCActgtggaggagctgctggggtCCGAGGAGGATGTccggggggaggagaaggaggcgggaGAAGGCCCGTTTGATGCGGTGGTGGCGTCCGAGGTGGTAGAACACCTGGCCGACCTGGAAACGTTTGCTTTCTGCTGCGGTCACTTGATCAAG ccaggCGGCTCCCTCTTtatcaccaccatcaacaaGACCAACCTGTCGTACGCTCTTGCCATCGTGGCCGCCGAGCAGATCCTGCGCATCGTGCCCCAGGGGACCCACGACTGGGACAAGTTCATCAGCCCTGCGGACCTGGAGCGTCTGCTAGAGCCCC acggCTTCTCGGTGCTGACTGTCCGGGGGATGCTGTACAACCCGGTGACAGGGAGCTGGTGCTGGAGCGACAACACAGAGATAAACTACGCGCTGCACGCTGTCAAGGCGGCCGAGGAGCCGCCGCACCCCCAGGCGGAGCCAGAGGGACGGGCGTGA
- the coq3 gene encoding ubiquinone biosynthesis O-methyltransferase, mitochondrial isoform X1, with protein MYSKKFGRILLGFYSHNTNVSSVIQRRLATCPFSWSSACKHRKQLLQRTTIVSSERSVLLCQMSSTQSASNTTVDPEEVRRFQALASKWWDEQGEFAALHSLNDLRVPFIRDNLMSLHRECQPGRPLGGLKILDVGCGGGLLTEPLARLGGHVLGVDPVENSISLARLHSSSDPELGGRLRYRACTVEELLGSEEDVRGEEKEAGEGPFDAVVASEVVEHLADLETFAFCCGHLIKPGGSLFITTINKTNLSYALAIVAAEQILRIVPQGTHDWDKFISPADLERLLEPHGFSVLTVRGMLYNPVTGSWCWSDNTEINYALHAVKAAEEPPHPQAEPEGRA; from the exons ATGTACTCAAAGAAGTTTGGTCGGATTTTACTTGGGTTTTATTCCCATAACACAAATGTTTCGAGTGTCATCCAACGTCGGCTTGCTACTTGTCCTTTTAGTTGGTCAAGTGCATGTAAACACCGTAAACAGTTGTTGCAGAGGACGACGATTGTGAGTTCGGAACGGTCTGTCCTTCTCTGTCAGATGAG TAGTACTCAGTCAGCCTCCAATACTACCGTGGACCCAGAGGAGGTGAGACGGTTCCAGGCCCTGGCCAGCAAGTGGTGGGATGAGCAGGGAGAATTTGCCGCTCTCCATTCCTTGAATGACCTTCGCGTACCTTTCATAAG GGACAATTTGATGAGCCTACACAGAGAGTGTCAGCCGGGAAGACCCCTAGGAGGACTCAAGATACTGGACGTGGGCTGTGGAGGAGGGCTGCTCACtgag CCCCTGGCCCGTCTGGGAGGTCACGTGCTGGGGGTGGACCCCGTGGAGAACAGCATCAGCCTGGCCCGGCTTCACTCGTCCAGCGACCCTGAGCTCGGCGGACGGCTCCGCTACCGGGCGTGCActgtggaggagctgctggggtCCGAGGAGGATGTccggggggaggagaaggaggcgggaGAAGGCCCGTTTGATGCGGTGGTGGCGTCCGAGGTGGTAGAACACCTGGCCGACCTGGAAACGTTTGCTTTCTGCTGCGGTCACTTGATCAAG ccaggCGGCTCCCTCTTtatcaccaccatcaacaaGACCAACCTGTCGTACGCTCTTGCCATCGTGGCCGCCGAGCAGATCCTGCGCATCGTGCCCCAGGGGACCCACGACTGGGACAAGTTCATCAGCCCTGCGGACCTGGAGCGTCTGCTAGAGCCCC acggCTTCTCGGTGCTGACTGTCCGGGGGATGCTGTACAACCCGGTGACAGGGAGCTGGTGCTGGAGCGACAACACAGAGATAAACTACGCGCTGCACGCTGTCAAGGCGGCCGAGGAGCCGCCGCACCCCCAGGCGGAGCCAGAGGGACGGGCGTGA
- the pnisr gene encoding arginine/serine-rich protein PNISR isoform X1: MWDQGGQPWPQWPLSQQQWMQSFQHQQDPSQVDWAALAQAWIAQKDSTGTEVQNTIQPNGQEVPGIDPVPQGNHGPPFPSNQSFGRMWQPVSRIPVRPTPPLLSCPSFPEWGMQGQPPPPPPPPDQVWIPPGSGPMEVVNPSEDSNSQDSLEFSSEARHGVYPQNSHGYGAQPDSYAMAPMAMNQFDYQHGAAPSFGPTPPGFHAPYWQGPPQNRRDNRPPGFRERPRSPIQLAVKQETAAALAEAVKRRTLPAWIREGLEKMDREKQRKMERERMEQERATLVKEEEEEPEQSGDGPRVPRKSKFDSDDEGNGEEPEEEEEVKSSMKKEFASRSPSPPQEDSEPEMTEEERDFQLMVITKTLLTEILLEVTNEEVQQVARETHRKATKAPAKQLAQSSALASLTGLSGLGDYGSDESEDERSERASESSDTDEEELRHRIREKQDAFHRKEREVQQQLQDRQALETSLARDEAAKERLSRERGEYGEGQSEVLHKQEAREAESSGERRRSRSEREGSEARPQGHSGKERSGRGGGGKSPANGRSSSSQSSSSRTSSRSSSSSSSSSSSPSSRTSSRSSSPRRKRRRSRSSSRRAHRPSRSRSPPRRHEERVDKARERRRSSAERSGRRAKSERSASRERRGRRSRSRDREREKEKSRARESRSREREKEKERERKRSREHRESSHSRSKAKKASSKDRERRKERSRSHEKDKRKKEKESDRKKDKPKAKEKEREKGAEENGKSKKRKESDSHADDKPSRQDSKGNKKGSAKSSKRHSDSESSKSPTPEVSKEKKSKKSKRSRSRSTEKSHKSGKKASRKHKSKSRSRSTSPSRRSRR, translated from the exons ATGTGGGATCAGGGAGGACAGCCGTGGCCGCAGTGGCCTCTGAGCCAGCAGCAATGGATGCAGTCCTTTCAGCACCAACAAGATCCAA GTCAGGTCGATTGGGCAGCCCTGGCCCAAGCATGGATAGCCCAGAAAGATTCGACAGGAACCGAAGTGCAGAACACGATCCAACCCAATGGACAGGAGGTCCCCGGCATAGACCCCGTCCCACAGGGCAACCATGGACCACCATTCCCGAGCAACCAGTCATTTGGCAGAATGTGGCAACCTG TTTCCAGAATCCCAGTGAGGCCGACCCCTCCGCTTCTGTCTTGCCCTTCATTCCCAGAATGGGGAATGCAGGgccagccccctccaccccctccgccccctgACCAAGTGTGGATCCCCCCCGGCTCGGGGCCGATGGAGGTGGTGAACCCCAGTGAGGACAGCAACAGCCAGGACAGCCTGGAGTTCAGCTCTGAAGCCCGCCACGGGGTTTACCCCCAGAACAGCCATGGGTATGGGGCTCAGCCCGACAGCTACGCCATGGCCCCCATGGCCATGAACCAGTTTGATTATCAG CATGGGGCTGCACCTTCCTTCGGCCCCACGCCTCCAGGCTTCCATGCTCCCTACTGGCAGGGTCCTCCCCAGAATAGGCGAGACAACAGACCCCCTGGCTTCAGAGAGAGGCCAAGGTCCCCCATCCAGCTTGCCGTCAAGCAAGAGACCGCAGCAGCATTGG CAGAGGCAGTGAAAAGGCGCACGCTGCCTGCGTGGATCCGTGAGGGCCTGGAGAAGATGGACCgggagaagcagaggaagaTGGAACGGGAGCGGATGGAGCAGGAGCGCGCTACACtggtcaaggaggaggaggaagagccagAGCAGTCCGGCGATGGGCCTCGTGTACCACGCAAGAGCAAATTT GACAGCGACGACGAGGGCAATGGCgaggaaccagaggaagaagaggaggtgaaGTCCTCCATGAAGAAGGAGTTTGCCAGCCGAAGCCCATCCCCTCCTCAGGAGGACAGTGAACCGGAgatgacggaggaggagagagacttcCAGCTG ATGGTCATCACCAAGACCCTACTGACGGAGATCCTACTGGAGGTCACGAATGAAGAGGTCCAGCAGGTGGCGAGGGAGACTCATCGCAAAGCCACTAAAG CTCCTGCAAAACAGCTGGCACAGTCAAGTGCATTGGCTTCTCTGACTGGTCTGA GCGGCCTCGGCGACTATGGCTCGGACGAGAGCGAGGACGAGCGCAGCGAGCGGGCCTCGGAGTCCTCCGACACGGACGAGGAGGAGCTGCGGCACCGCATCCGCGAGAAGCAGGACGCCTTCCACCGCAAGGAGCGGGaggtccagcagcagctccaggacAGGCAGGCGCTGGAGACGTCGCTCGCACGCG ATGAGGCGGCAAAGGAGAGACTGAGCAGAGAAAGAGGGGAATATGGCGAGGGTCAGTCAGAGGTTTTACACAAGCAGGAGGCGAGGGAGGCAGAGTCTTCAGGGGAGAGGCGTAGGTCTCGTAGCGAGAGGGAGGGCAGCGAGGCCCGGCCGCAGGGCCACAGTGGGAAGGAGCGCTCTGGCCGGGGTGGCGGGGGCAAGTCCCCCGCCAACggccgcagcagcagctcccAGAGCAGCTCCAGCCGCACCAGCAGtcgctcttcatcctcctcctcctcgtcctcctcctcgccgtcctCGCGCACCTCCTCCAGGTCATCGTCGCCgcgcaggaagaggaggcgcaGTCGCTCCTCTTCCCGCCGGGCGCACCGGcccagccgcagccgcagcccGCCCCGGCGCCACGAGGAGCGGGTCGACAAGGCCAGGGAGCGGCGGAGGAGCAGCGCGGAGCGGTCCGGCCGCCGCGCCAAGAGCGAGCGCAGCGCCTCCCGGGAGCGCAGGGGTCGCCGGAGCCGTTCCCGGGAtcgggagagggagaaggagaagtccAGGGCCAGGGAGAGCCGCAGCcgggagcgagagaaggagaaggagagggagagaaagaggagcagGGAGCACAGGGAGAGTAGCCACAGCCGCAGCAAAGCTAAGAAGGCTTCAAGCAAGgatagggagaggaggaaggagaggagtcGTAGCCATGAGAAAGACAAgcggaagaaggagaaggagtccGATAGGAAGAAAGATAAGCCCAAAGctaaggagaaggagagggaaaagGGTGCAGAAGAGAATGGGAAATCTAAGAAAAGGAAGGAGAGCGATTCTCATGCAGATGACAAACCCTCTCGGCAGGATAGCAAGGGCAACAAGAAAGGCTCGGCAAAATCTAGCAAGAGGCACTCGGACTCTGAATCGAGCAAGTCCCCCACCCCTGAGGTTAGCAAGGAAAAGAAATCCAAAAAATCTAAACGTAGTCGTTCAAGGTCAACGGAAAAATCGCACAAGTCTGGTAAGAAGGCAAGCCGCAAACACAAGTCTAAGTCACGATCAAG GTCTACGTCCCCCTCGCGCAGGAGCAGGCGCTAA
- the pnisr gene encoding arginine/serine-rich protein PNISR isoform X2 encodes MWDQGGQPWPQWPLSQQQWMQSFQHQQDPSQVDWAALAQAWIAQKDSTGTEVQNTIQPNGQEVPGIDPVPQGNHGPPFPSNQSFGRMWQPEWGMQGQPPPPPPPPDQVWIPPGSGPMEVVNPSEDSNSQDSLEFSSEARHGVYPQNSHGYGAQPDSYAMAPMAMNQFDYQHGAAPSFGPTPPGFHAPYWQGPPQNRRDNRPPGFRERPRSPIQLAVKQETAAALAEAVKRRTLPAWIREGLEKMDREKQRKMERERMEQERATLVKEEEEEPEQSGDGPRVPRKSKFDSDDEGNGEEPEEEEEVKSSMKKEFASRSPSPPQEDSEPEMTEEERDFQLMVITKTLLTEILLEVTNEEVQQVARETHRKATKAPAKQLAQSSALASLTGLSGLGDYGSDESEDERSERASESSDTDEEELRHRIREKQDAFHRKEREVQQQLQDRQALETSLARDEAAKERLSRERGEYGEGQSEVLHKQEAREAESSGERRRSRSEREGSEARPQGHSGKERSGRGGGGKSPANGRSSSSQSSSSRTSSRSSSSSSSSSSSPSSRTSSRSSSPRRKRRRSRSSSRRAHRPSRSRSPPRRHEERVDKARERRRSSAERSGRRAKSERSASRERRGRRSRSRDREREKEKSRARESRSREREKEKERERKRSREHRESSHSRSKAKKASSKDRERRKERSRSHEKDKRKKEKESDRKKDKPKAKEKEREKGAEENGKSKKRKESDSHADDKPSRQDSKGNKKGSAKSSKRHSDSESSKSPTPEVSKEKKSKKSKRSRSRSTEKSHKSGKKASRKHKSKSRSRSTSPSRRSRR; translated from the exons ATGTGGGATCAGGGAGGACAGCCGTGGCCGCAGTGGCCTCTGAGCCAGCAGCAATGGATGCAGTCCTTTCAGCACCAACAAGATCCAA GTCAGGTCGATTGGGCAGCCCTGGCCCAAGCATGGATAGCCCAGAAAGATTCGACAGGAACCGAAGTGCAGAACACGATCCAACCCAATGGACAGGAGGTCCCCGGCATAGACCCCGTCCCACAGGGCAACCATGGACCACCATTCCCGAGCAACCAGTCATTTGGCAGAATGTGGCAACCTG AATGGGGAATGCAGGgccagccccctccaccccctccgccccctgACCAAGTGTGGATCCCCCCCGGCTCGGGGCCGATGGAGGTGGTGAACCCCAGTGAGGACAGCAACAGCCAGGACAGCCTGGAGTTCAGCTCTGAAGCCCGCCACGGGGTTTACCCCCAGAACAGCCATGGGTATGGGGCTCAGCCCGACAGCTACGCCATGGCCCCCATGGCCATGAACCAGTTTGATTATCAG CATGGGGCTGCACCTTCCTTCGGCCCCACGCCTCCAGGCTTCCATGCTCCCTACTGGCAGGGTCCTCCCCAGAATAGGCGAGACAACAGACCCCCTGGCTTCAGAGAGAGGCCAAGGTCCCCCATCCAGCTTGCCGTCAAGCAAGAGACCGCAGCAGCATTGG CAGAGGCAGTGAAAAGGCGCACGCTGCCTGCGTGGATCCGTGAGGGCCTGGAGAAGATGGACCgggagaagcagaggaagaTGGAACGGGAGCGGATGGAGCAGGAGCGCGCTACACtggtcaaggaggaggaggaagagccagAGCAGTCCGGCGATGGGCCTCGTGTACCACGCAAGAGCAAATTT GACAGCGACGACGAGGGCAATGGCgaggaaccagaggaagaagaggaggtgaaGTCCTCCATGAAGAAGGAGTTTGCCAGCCGAAGCCCATCCCCTCCTCAGGAGGACAGTGAACCGGAgatgacggaggaggagagagacttcCAGCTG ATGGTCATCACCAAGACCCTACTGACGGAGATCCTACTGGAGGTCACGAATGAAGAGGTCCAGCAGGTGGCGAGGGAGACTCATCGCAAAGCCACTAAAG CTCCTGCAAAACAGCTGGCACAGTCAAGTGCATTGGCTTCTCTGACTGGTCTGA GCGGCCTCGGCGACTATGGCTCGGACGAGAGCGAGGACGAGCGCAGCGAGCGGGCCTCGGAGTCCTCCGACACGGACGAGGAGGAGCTGCGGCACCGCATCCGCGAGAAGCAGGACGCCTTCCACCGCAAGGAGCGGGaggtccagcagcagctccaggacAGGCAGGCGCTGGAGACGTCGCTCGCACGCG ATGAGGCGGCAAAGGAGAGACTGAGCAGAGAAAGAGGGGAATATGGCGAGGGTCAGTCAGAGGTTTTACACAAGCAGGAGGCGAGGGAGGCAGAGTCTTCAGGGGAGAGGCGTAGGTCTCGTAGCGAGAGGGAGGGCAGCGAGGCCCGGCCGCAGGGCCACAGTGGGAAGGAGCGCTCTGGCCGGGGTGGCGGGGGCAAGTCCCCCGCCAACggccgcagcagcagctcccAGAGCAGCTCCAGCCGCACCAGCAGtcgctcttcatcctcctcctcctcgtcctcctcctcgccgtcctCGCGCACCTCCTCCAGGTCATCGTCGCCgcgcaggaagaggaggcgcaGTCGCTCCTCTTCCCGCCGGGCGCACCGGcccagccgcagccgcagcccGCCCCGGCGCCACGAGGAGCGGGTCGACAAGGCCAGGGAGCGGCGGAGGAGCAGCGCGGAGCGGTCCGGCCGCCGCGCCAAGAGCGAGCGCAGCGCCTCCCGGGAGCGCAGGGGTCGCCGGAGCCGTTCCCGGGAtcgggagagggagaaggagaagtccAGGGCCAGGGAGAGCCGCAGCcgggagcgagagaaggagaaggagagggagagaaagaggagcagGGAGCACAGGGAGAGTAGCCACAGCCGCAGCAAAGCTAAGAAGGCTTCAAGCAAGgatagggagaggaggaaggagaggagtcGTAGCCATGAGAAAGACAAgcggaagaaggagaaggagtccGATAGGAAGAAAGATAAGCCCAAAGctaaggagaaggagagggaaaagGGTGCAGAAGAGAATGGGAAATCTAAGAAAAGGAAGGAGAGCGATTCTCATGCAGATGACAAACCCTCTCGGCAGGATAGCAAGGGCAACAAGAAAGGCTCGGCAAAATCTAGCAAGAGGCACTCGGACTCTGAATCGAGCAAGTCCCCCACCCCTGAGGTTAGCAAGGAAAAGAAATCCAAAAAATCTAAACGTAGTCGTTCAAGGTCAACGGAAAAATCGCACAAGTCTGGTAAGAAGGCAAGCCGCAAACACAAGTCTAAGTCACGATCAAG GTCTACGTCCCCCTCGCGCAGGAGCAGGCGCTAA